The nucleotide sequence GGGCAGCCGGGGGGAGCGCGGGTCGGGCAGGACGGGCCCCCCGTCCAGGGCGAAGCCGTACCGGTCGCCGTCCTCGGCGGGCACCACGCCCGTCCACCAGCCGTCCCGCTCGGCGTCCCGTTCCAGGGGGTGCCCGGAGCCGTTCAGCTCCAGGGTCACCCGGTCACGGGCGTGCGGCGCCCACACCTCGAAGAGCACGCCAAATCCCCTCGTCGACGGACCTACGCCCCCATCCTGGCAGTCAGGGACCCGCCACGCCCGGCGCGTCCCACACGTAGTTGATCGCGTGCTCGAAGGCGTCGTAACCCGCCCGGGCGAACGCCGCGGCCATCGGGACGTTGCCCAGGTCCGTGGCCGCCCGGATGCGCGGCACGTCGACGGCGGCCAGGACGCGCGTCCCCTCGGCGAGGATGTCGTCGATGTAGCCGTGCCCGCGGTGGGCGGGCAGCACGCCGATGTACGCGATCGTGTGGTGGTAGTTGTTCCGCGCGGGAACGACGAAGCCGACCGGCTCCCCGGTCCCCGGCAGCTGCGCCACCCGCCACCACTCACGGGGTGAGGAGTAGTGCGCGAACTCCTCGTCGTAGTGCTGCTCGGCGGCCTCGCGGGCCGACAGACCGGAGGCGAGATCGGCCTGCCCGTGCGCGTCGAGCGTGCCCTCCATGACCGGCGTCATCAGCGCGACCAGGTCCTCGCGGTCCCGCACCGGGCGGAACTCCAGCCGGCCCTTCGGCTCCGGCACGGGCGTGCCCGGCCGCCACTCCAGGCGCAGCCGCTCCACGAGCGGACGCGCCCCGGTGGCCACCAGAACGCCGAAGACGGACTCCAGGAGGGCCCGGGTCTCCGGCACCTCACGCCAGTCCGCCGGCAGGAAGCGGCCGAACTCCGGGCGCCGCGTACCCGCCGGGACCACGGCGGCCGTGGCGGTCTCCAGGAGCCGCAGCCCGATCGCCGCGCGTTCCTCCGGAGAGAGCTCGGGGGAGAGGTCGAAGAAGTCCAGGGCCTGCGGCTCACCGCCGGCGGCGTTCGTCCACCAGGCGATCCGGCCGAGGAGCCGGTCGCCGTCGAGGGCCACCCACATCCACTCGGGCACCCGCCGACCGGTGGCCAGGTCGTCGGCGAGCTCGTGGTCGAGCGAGTAGGAGAGGCGCAGGAACAGGTCGAGTTCCCCGGGTCCGGCGAGCGGACGTATGACGAGCTGGTTCGGGTCGAAGGCGGTCGGAGAGGACGTGGGCACGTGCTGGTTCCCCCTGGGAAGACGGGCGCGGAAGACGGCCGACCGTAGCAGCGGTCCCGCCGCGCGCGGTACGGAGTTTCCGCAGGCCCGGGGAGCTTCTGGACACTGCGGGCCCGGCGGACGGACAATCAGCGGTGTGACGACCCCTTTCGAGCTTCCGGCGAACTCCCCTCGGCTGACCGACGCCGAGCGGGACCGCGCGCTGGTGCTGCTCCGTGAGGGCGCCGCCCAGGGCCGCCTCTCGCACGACACGTTCGTCTTCCGGATGGAGCGCGCGCTCCAGGCCCGGCGCCCGGACGAACTCGACCTGCTCACCGCCGACCTGAGGACCGAGGGCACCTGGACCCGGCGGGTGGTGGGCGCGGTCGAGCGGATGTCCGCCTTCACGGCCCGGCTGGGGCGGGCGTGGCACGCGGAGCGACTGCCCAAGCTCCTGCTGCCGCTGCCCGGCCCGCACCCGCTGCGGATAGGCCGCGACCCGGTCAACGGCCTCCGCCTCAGCCACGAGACGGCCTCCCGACTGCACGCGGAACTGTCGATGCAGAGCGGCATGTGGGTGCTCCGCGACCTCGGCTCCACGAACGGCACGACGGTCAACGGCCGCCGGGTCACGGGCGCGGTCGTGGTCCGCGCGGGAGACGTCGTCGGCTTTGGCCAGATGTCGTTCCGACTGTCGCACGGCTAGCCCCGCCCGGCGGGACACGGCCGCCGGCTGTGCCCCCTCCGCCCCGATGACACCGGTTCCGTGGAGCTCGGTGCCGGAGCCGTCGTGTCACCCGTTCGGCGGTGTACGGCGGGCAGGGGGGCTTGGGGGGTGGTGGGCTGGGGGGACGCGCGCCACGATGTCCGGCCGCGGCACCCACCGCCGAGGGACAGGGGGCGCGATGAGCGACGAGCCGAACCGCGAGCCGGGCCGGGGCATAGCGGGCGACCGGGCGGCGGCGCCGCCCGGGGACCCCTGGACGCGGCTGCCGTCCATGGCGCCGGCGGAGCCGGTGGCCGACGGTAAGGGCGGCCCCCGGTCCGCCGCCGCGCCGGGACGGGTGCGGACCGTGCCCGATCCGGCCGTCCTCGGTGGCTCCCGGGCCAGGACCGTCGCGCCCAGTCCCCTCGACCCCGGCGCCTCGCGCGACCCGCACCGCATCCACCGGACGCTGCGGGAGGACTTCCCGCTCACGTACGACCCGCTGCTGCGGGCCTGGGTGCTCAGCCGGTACGCCGACGTGGCCACCGCCCTCACCGACAGCCGCTTCACCCACGGGCACCGGCCCGGCGACCCGCCGTGCGCGCGGGCCCATGTCGACGTCGACGTGGCGGCCCTGCGGTCGGTCACGGAGCGCACCGCGTACGTGCTGGCCCGCCGGATCGCCGAGCGGCCCCAGGCCGATCTGGTGGCCGACTTCTGCCACTGGCTGCCCGCCGGGACCGTGGCCGCCGCCGTCGGCGTCCCCTACCGCGACATGATGCGGCTCGTCCGCGGCCGGGCGGCCGGCGCTCTCGCGGGGGA is from Streptomyces venezuelae ATCC 10712 and encodes:
- a CDS encoding DUF1707 and FHA domain-containing protein; the encoded protein is MTTPFELPANSPRLTDAERDRALVLLREGAAQGRLSHDTFVFRMERALQARRPDELDLLTADLRTEGTWTRRVVGAVERMSAFTARLGRAWHAERLPKLLLPLPGPHPLRIGRDPVNGLRLSHETASRLHAELSMQSGMWVLRDLGSTNGTTVNGRRVTGAVVVRAGDVVGFGQMSFRLSHG
- a CDS encoding cytochrome P450, translating into MSDEPNREPGRGIAGDRAAAPPGDPWTRLPSMAPAEPVADGKGGPRSAAAPGRVRTVPDPAVLGGSRARTVAPSPLDPGASRDPHRIHRTLREDFPLTYDPLLRAWVLSRYADVATALTDSRFTHGHRPGDPPCARAHVDVDVAALRSVTERTAYVLARRIAERPQADLVADFCHWLPAGTVAAAVGVPYRDMMRLVRGRAAGALAGECGGQIAVREKALASFLGNVLADPDQVAALRDAPAGLVARAWTESLRRDPPVQIAVRRTSAEVPVSGGVVPAGVPVALLVGSAGRDPERFREPDRFDPFRADPGQLTYGSGFCPAVLLAGLEAEYALRALFTAMPRLRLAEGFRPVWAGLITRAPRSLIVRPGG
- a CDS encoding GNAT family N-acetyltransferase, which gives rise to MPTSSPTAFDPNQLVIRPLAGPGELDLFLRLSYSLDHELADDLATGRRVPEWMWVALDGDRLLGRIAWWTNAAGGEPQALDFFDLSPELSPEERAAIGLRLLETATAAVVPAGTRRPEFGRFLPADWREVPETRALLESVFGVLVATGARPLVERLRLEWRPGTPVPEPKGRLEFRPVRDREDLVALMTPVMEGTLDAHGQADLASGLSAREAAEQHYDEEFAHYSSPREWWRVAQLPGTGEPVGFVVPARNNYHHTIAYIGVLPAHRGHGYIDDILAEGTRVLAAVDVPRIRAATDLGNVPMAAAFARAGYDAFEHAINYVWDAPGVAGP